The sequence below is a genomic window from Streptosporangium lutulentum.
TGGCCGGCACCGGCTCCCGCCGCAGTCAGGCCGGTTGAAAGGACGATGATCGTGACCCAGACCCCCCTTAACCCCGGCGACTCGCCGCTGGTACGAGAGGCACTCAGCTCAGTGGTTTCACGTGAAACAGCGCCCCAGAAGACCATGGCCGCCTCCGGAGACTCCGCGGGGGCTCGCGATGGAGACTGGCCTCGGCCGCCCAAGACCCGCATATTCACCGTCGCCAACCAGAAGGGTGGCGTGGGCAAGACCACGACGTCGGTGAATCTGGCGGCGGCGCTGTCGATGCATGGCCAGCGCGTGCTCGTGGTGGATCTCGACCCGCAGGGCAACGCCTCCACGGCGCTGTCCATCGAGCACCGTGGTGATGTGCCGGACATGTACAAGGTTCTTGTGGAGGACGTGTCTCTGGAGGAGGTCGTGAAGGAGGTTCCGGACATGCCGAACCTCTACTGCGCCCCCGCCACGATCGACCTGGCCGGTGCCGAGATCGAGCTGGTGTCCATGGTCGCGCGGGAGGCTCGCCTCCAGCGTGCGCTGGCCTCGTATACGGTGATCGACTTCGATTACGTCTTCATCGACTGCCCGCCCTCGCTCGGCCTGCTCACCGTCAACGCGTTGATGGCCGCGAACGAGTTGCTGGTCCCCATCCAGTGCGAGTACTACGCGCTGGAAGGACTCGGCCAGTTGCTCAGGAACGTGGACCTGGTCCGTGCCCATTTGAACCCCGCGCTTGATCTGTCCACCATCCTGATGACGATGTATGACGGACGGACCCGATTGGCCTCCCAGGTTGCCGAAGAGGTCCGGTCCCACTTCGGCGACACGGTGTTGAAAACGCTGATCCCCCGGAGCGTCCGCGTCTCCGAGGCCCCGAGCTACGGCCAGTCGGTCATGACCTACGACCCCGGCTCCAGCGGCGCGATGGCGTACATGGACGCCGCCCGTGAGATGGCATATCGCGGCGCGGCCGTGTGAGCGTTGAAAGACTCGCGGTCGTCGTGGCCGCGAAAACGACTGGGGCGGAAATCCTTGAGCCGGAGGAGCGGCAGTGAGCAAGCAGCCGAGAGGTATGGGCGGCAAGGGTCTGGCGGCACTCATCCCCACGGGTCCGCCCGTGGTACGGAGTGCCGCACCGTCGGCGACCGCGACGATGGTCGTACCGGAGCCCGCGGCGGAGTTCGCGCCGCAGCACCGCCAGTCGGAACTGAAGCCGGTGGCGGGCGCGTACTTCCTTGAGATTCCGATCGAGAGAATCGAGCCGAACCCGCGCCAGCCCAGAGACATCTTCGATGAAGAGGCGCTGAAGGAGCTCGCCACGTCGATCGGCGAGGTCGGCCTGCTCCAGCCCATCGTGGTCCGTGCGGTGGGCGAGGAGAGTTACGAGCTGGTCATGGGAGAGCGCCGCTGGCGAGCCTGCAAGCTCGCCGGCCTCTCCGAGATCCCCGCGATCGTACGGAGCACGCAGGAGGACAAACTCCTTCTCGACGCGTTGATCGAGAACCTCCAGCGGGAACAGCTCAACGCACTGGAGGAGGCCGCGGCCTACCGGCAGTTGCTGGACGACTTCGGCGCCACCCACGAGCAGCTCGCCACCCGGGTCGGTCGTTCCCGTTCCCACGTGACGAACACGTTGCGGCTCCTCAACCTCCCCCCCAAGGTGCAGCTCAGCGTCTCGGCCGGCACGATCAGCGCCGGGCACGCCCGGGCTCTGCTCGCGTTGGACGACCCCGCAGCCCAGGAACATCTCGCTCATAGAATCGTGGCCGAGCTGCTGTCGGTTCGTGCGGTCGAGGAAATCGTCGCCATGGGCGATGCCAAAGCCGCCCCCGAGCCCACCACTCGCGCGCCCCGGGCGAAGCCGGCCGAGGAGCCGGCCCTCCGCCACCTCGCCGACCGTCTCTCCGACCGCTTCGAGACCCGGGTGAAGGTGGACTTCGGTCGCCGCAAGGGGCGCATCGTGGTGGAGTTCGCGACCATCGACGACCTGGAGCGCATCATCAGCACGATGGCCCCAGGGTCCATGCAGATGGTGGAGGAGTAGCTCCCCCTCCTGAGCGGCCTCCGTGTTTCACGTGAAACACGGAGGCCGCTTTTGTTTCCCCCGGAGGATTCCGGCTCGGCCTCTCTCCACCTCCGGGCATCCGCCGAAGCGGCCTGCGTCCTGCGTCCTCGTCGTCCTGCGTCCTCGTCCGGCAGTCGACGGTCGGCAGTCGGCGGTCGGGGGATGCCCGGCCTCCCCCGGCCCCGGATATCCGCCGAAGCGCGTCCTGCGTCCTCGTCCAGCGGTTCAGCGGTCAGCGGTTGGGGGTTGGGGGTTGGGGGTCAGGCGGGTCGCGACTTCCTGGATGGACCCTCCGGCCGAACACCCGGGACGGAGATCTCCTCTCGTCCGGAACGGTGGGCGTGTGCGGATCAAGGAGGGGTGATGGCCAAACGCCGTTTCCGACCGCTCATCCGCCCCGCCTGGCCCCTCGCTCGCCCAACCATTTGCCCGCTCGCCCGCCAGGCCGTTCGTCTGCCCAGCCCCCCGCTTGCTCGCCTGGCTGTCCGCCCGATGGTTCGTTTGGCCGCCCGAGCGGGTTGCTCGCCCGTTTTACCCGTCTGCTCGTCATATTCGCCCGAGCGTTTGCCCGGCCGGCAGACAGAAGGGTTCTACCCGCCCGCTCGACGAACGGGTTTCGCTAATGCGGTGACCGGAAACGTTCGCCGGGTTGGAGGCACGCTGCGTGGCTTCACCAGTCGAGAGTGACGGGCCACTCGTGCTGTGCTCCTTGGAGCAGGTCTTTCGAGCAACACGGCCAGCCCGGGCGGAAAGACCCGCTCCGTGGTCGTGTCGAGCTCGGTCGCGGTCCACCATCGGTGCCCGAACCCATCATCTCCGGATCCGGAAACCTCCGCCGCTGAGACTCGGGCGAAAAAGTACGGGTGCATGCACGGTGGAGTAGCGGCTTCCCTGTAGGAACCACCCTCCTGTCGTTGACGGCCGCCGGGTTCGCCCAGGTCTTGGCGCGTGATGATGAAACCGGTCTCTTCGTCAACCCAGGGTTGGCGGACTCCAGCGCGTTGGCCCCTCAACCCAGGGTTGGCGGACTCCAGCGCGTTGGCCCCTCAACCCAGGGTTGGCGGACTCCAGCGCGTTGGCCCCTCAACCCAGGGCTGGCGGACTCCAGCGCGTTGGCCCCTCAACCCAGGGCTGGCGGACTCCAGCGTGTAGGCCTCTCAACCCAGGGTTGGCGAACTTCAGCGTGTAGACCCCTCGGAACGTCTCCCCGGGCGCCTGCCGTACTCGCGCTTTGGAGGAGCCGGTCATGCATCAGAGACCGGCTGTTGTCGTAGGTGGCGTTCTTCCCCATGACGTGTCCGCCTGCCCTCGTAGGGTTCGACGGCGCGGTCGCAGAGGTGAACCCGGACTGGAGCCGATCCCCGGACGACTCGGCGAGTGTGTACGTCCGGCGTTCCAGGGGCTCGGTTGGCTTGGCGACAGAACACCTGTCGATGCCATGAAACGATCTGAGGACCCTCCGAGGAGGCCGGCTGACGCCAGAGGAAGGAGCTCTCTGTCCTGGAGAGGGCAGCCCTAAAGGTCTTTGCGGAGCGCGTTGCCTCTGGCGGAAGACTGGTGTTTCACGTGAAACATGGGTTCCCTCCGATGGGCGGCAACCCATGTTTCACGTGAAACGGCGGCCCGTCAGGCGTTGACCGCCCCATTCACGGCGAGACGGATGTCCGAGATGAACGTGTCCACATGCTCGGCGGTGGTGTCGAAGGCGGTCACCCAACGGACCACGTTCTCGGTCGCGTCCCAGATGTGGAAGAGGTAGCGCTCCTGGAGCTCCGAGATGGCCTTCTCCGGAAGGACCGGAAAGACGGCGTTGGACTGCACGGGGTAGTGCAGAGAGACGCCGGGGAGGCCCGCTATGCCATCGGCCAGGCGATGGGCCATGGCATTGGCGTGGGAGGCGTTCTCGCGCCAGAGACCATCGGTGAGGAGCGCGGTCAGCTGGGCGGAGACGAAGCGCATCTTGGAAGCGAGCTGCATCCCCTGCTTACGGAGGAACAGGGTTGAGATGTCCAGCTCGGGCCGGAGTACGACGAGCGCTTCGGCGCCCATGGCGCCGTTCTTGGTACCGCCGAAGCTGAGCAGGTCCACGCCCACGTCGGTGGTCAGGGAACGCATCGAGCCGCCGAGTTCGGCCGCCGCATTGGCCAGCCGGGCTCCGTCCATGTGGAGGAAGAGCCCGTGCGCGTGGATGAACTCCGCGAGCTCGGCGATCTCGTCGGCGGTGTAGCAGGTGCCGCACTCGGTCACCTGGGAGATGGAGACGACACGCGGCTGGGAGTGTTGCACGTTGCCTATCACGGAGAGCTGGCCCCGGATGTCGTCCACGGTGATCTTGCCGTTCTCCGTGGGGAGGGGGATCAGCTTGGTGCTCAGCAGGCGCTCAGCGGCACCGCACTCGTTGGTGTTGATGTGAGCGGTGGCGGGGCAGAGCACGGCGTCATAGGGCCGCAGAAGAAGGCTCAGGCCCACGACGTTGGCGCCGGTGCCGTTGAACATGGCGTAGGTGGTCGCCTGGGCGCCGAATTCGGCGCGGAAGGCATCCTCCATCGTCTCGGTCCAGGGGTCTCCGCCGTAGGCGGGGGCGTCTCCGGTGTTGGCTTCGAGGATGGCGGCAAGAACGGCGGGGTGTACGCCCGAGTGATTGTCGCTGGCGAAACTTTTAGGAAAAGGAGTGGAGGTCAGCACACGGCCAGCGTAAGGGGGCAGGGCTCAGGGAGGTAAACGTAGCCTCCCCGATCCGCCCGGTGCCGGTCAGGTAGGGAAAAGACGTCGGCGGTGTGTGCCGGATGGAGCGAGAATCGGTAGCCGTTCCTGCCTTGGTGGTGAAAGGCGACGGTTTCGCGCCGGGACAGGAGGGGGAAATCTGCGGGTCTGCGACAGAGGGCGAGAAAGCCGATCAGCGCTCCGGCTCCGCAGGGCCGGACACCGACGCGGGGGTTCGGGTGGACGGCCGGATGCCGACGGCCCGGAGGTCCAGAGGGTTCGGGTGAATGACCGAGTGCTGACGGCTCAGAGCGGACGGCCAATCCGACGTCCTAGGGGATTCAGAGCGGACGGCAAGATGTGCCGGTGCTCTGGGAGATTCAGGTCGAGCGGGGCACTGGTGGCCCCCCAAGGAGCCAGGCTGGACAGACCACGGCTGACACCCGGGGGGATTCAGGTTGTACGCCGGTCGGGCCGAGGTCAGGCGCCGCGGGTGGCGGCTTGTTCCAGGAGCACCCGGCAGAGGGTGCCGAAATCCTCGCCGGCGGCTTCGACGGCCATGGGGAAAAGGGAGGTCTCGGTCATGCCGGGGGCGACGTTGACCTCAAGGAAGTGGGGCAGACCGTCCTCGTCGACGATGAGGTCGGTACGGGAGACATCGCGGAGGCCGAGGGCCGTGTGGGCGGTCACGGCCATTTCGGAACAGGCGGCGGAGACCTCGGCAGAAAGGCGGGCCGGGGCGAAGAACTCGGTGTGACCGGCGGTGTAGCGGGCCGCGTAGTCGTAGGTGCCGTCGTCGGGAACGATCTCCACGGGGGGCAGGGCCACGGGGCCCTCTCCGAGGTCGACCACGGAGACGGAGACCTCGACGCCCTTGATGCAGCGTTCGATCAACGCGGTGTCGCCGTAGGCGAAGCACCCGACCATGGCGGCCGGGAGTTCTTCGGCGACCCGGACGATCGAGGCGCCGAGGGCCGAGCCGCCGCGGGACGGTTTGACGAACAGGGGGAGGCCGAGGCGCTCCACGATGCGGGTCAGCACCGCGGAGGCGCCGAGGTCGTGGAAGGTCTCCTTGGGAAGCGTCACCGAGTCAGGCGTGCGCAGGCCGACGGAGCGGACGACGGTCTTGGCGGTGGGCTTGTCGAAGGCCACCCTGCAGGCGTCGGGGTCGGCGCCGACGTAGGGGATGGAGAGGAGTTCGAGCACCGAGCGGATGGCGCCGTCCTCGCCCGCCCCGCCGTGGAGCGTGACGAAAACCGCGTCCGGCGGATTCGCGAGCACCGAGGGAACCAGCGAGGCGTCGGTGTCACGGGTCTCCACGGAGACCCCCGCCCCCTGCAGCGCCTCGCTCACCCGGCGGCCCGAACGCAGGGAGACCTCCCGCTCGTAGGACAGTCCGCCTGCCAGGACGAGCACGTGGCCCAGATCACTCATCCGAAGTTTTACCTCTCGTTAAGGCCCGCTCCGAGCCTGTCCGGTCGCTCTCACCGCGTGCGGTCCGGTCTTCCTATGAGGACCGGGATCGATCACCGCACAACGGCACAGGAAGTCACCGTACGGTACAGCGCCGCGCCGGTGTGCGCGGGCTGGGCGGCCCCGTGTCGCGTCAGGCCCTGCGCACCGGCGACTCCGTTGTGGAGCGCCCGTGCTTCGGGGCCAAGGCGCCCGTGTCTTGCGAGCGTTCGTGCTTCAAAGCCACGTTGCCCGTGTCTTGCGAGTGCCCGTGCTTCAGGGCCAAGGCGCCCGCGTCTTGCGAGTGCCCGTGTTTCAAAGCCACGCTGCCCGTGTCTTGCAAGTGTCGGTGCTTCGGGACACCGGCGTTTCAGGGCGCCGACATCCCGAGGTGTTCGCGTTTTGAGGCTCCGGGTGTTCCAGGGCTCCCGTCCTGAGTCGCCGGCCGTTTCAAAGCTCTTGTCTCGGGGCGTGAGCCCCCAGGGCACCTGAGTCCAAAATATCCGTGTTTCGAGGTGCCCGTGTCGCGGCGCGTCAGTGTTTCGAGGTCCCTGACGTTCCCGAGTTCCCGTGCCCTGAGACGTGGGAGTCCTCGGACACCCGCGTGCCGGAAGGCGCCGCGTCACGAGTTCTGGATGCCCGCGTCGCGATGTCCACGATTCGAGACCGCCGGCGTCCGAGGGCCTCCGTGCTTTGAGGCGCGGACGTCCCAGCGCGATGGGCGTCTTAGCAAGGTGGGCATCCCAGAGCGATGCGTGTCCCAGAGCGATGCGTGTCCGAAAGCGATGGGTGTCCCAGAGCGATGGGCATCCCAGCACGGTGGGCGTCCCGGAGCTTGGAGTCCTTCCCGGACACCTGCGTCCCGGGACGCCCACCGAGAGGGGCTATGCGAGGTCGGGCCCCGGTGTGTCGACCCCGATGTGCTCGGGAGACGCGCTGGCCCCGAACGTGTCGCGCACGCGGAGCTCCTGCTCGATCACCCCGGCCAGGCGGCGAACGCCCTCGCGGATGCGTTCGGGCTCCGGGTAGCAGTAGGACAGCCGCATGTGGCGTGCGCCGCCGCCGTCGGCGAAGAAGCCCGTGCCCGGCACGAACGCCACTCTCTCGGCGACCGCGCGAGGCAGGAGCGCCTTGGAGTCGAGGCCCTCGGGCAATGTGGCCCAAACGAAGAACCCGCCACCGGGGCGGGTCCAGGTGAAGTCGGCGGGCATGAAGGCCTCAAGCGAACTGATCATGGTGTCGCGTCGCTCGCGGTAGAGCTCCTGAAAGGACTTGATCTGCTCGCGCCAGGGCTGGGTGGCGAGATACTGCCCGACGGCGAGCTGGGTGAAGGAGGAGTGCGACAGGACCGCCGATTCCATCGCCAGCACCAGTTTGTCGCGGATGGCGTGCGGGGCGAGCGCCCAGCCGACCCGGAAGCCGGGGGCCAGGGTCTTGGAGAACGAGCCGAGATAGACGATGTCGTCGGCGTTGTCGGCGCGCAGCGCCCGCATGGGCTCTCCGTCGAAGCCGAGCAGGCCGTACGGATTGTCCTCGACGATCAGCACGCCGGCTCGCTGGCAGATCTCCAGCACCTGCTGCCTGCGCACCGCGTTGAGCGTCACACCGGCGGGATTCTGGAAGGTGGGGATCGTGTACAGGAACTTGATCCTGTTGCCCGCCGTCTTCAACGCGTAGATGGTCTGGGCGAGCGACTCGGGGATGATCCCCTCGTTGTCCATCGCGATATGGACGACCTTGGCCTGATAGGCGGCGAAAGTGCCCAGCGCGCCCACGTAGGACGGGCCCTCGGCGAGCACGACGTCGCCGGGATCGATGAAGATGCGCGTGATCAGATCAAGGGCCTGCTGAGAGCCGACGGTCACGACGACGTCGTTGGAGTTGGCCTCGATCCCCTCCATGCGCATGACGTCGCAGATCTGCTCGCGCAGATGCGGGTCACCCTGGCCGGAACCGTACTGGAGCGCGACCGGGCCGCGCTTCGCTATCAGGTCGGCGACGAGCTCCCCCACGACGTCGAGGGGAAGCGCAGTGACGTACGGCATGCCGCCGGCCAGCGAGACCACCTCGGGCCTCGACGCGACGGCGAAAAGTGCTCGAACCTCGGAGGCGACCATCCCGGTAGCTCGTGCCGCGTACCGATCGACGTAGGCGTCGATTCGCGATCCTTGGGCCGCGATGGTCTGACCGTGATCTGGTTCTTGGGGCACGGTCCACCTCCTAGCTCATGTGGAGCACACGGTGCTCATGCCAGAGAAACCCAGAGTATGACAGTGGCCGGAGTCGTCTGCGTGTGGGGATGGGACCCTCTGAAATCAGTACCCTCCCTGGGTTACGATGCCAGCTGGAGACGCGGTTTTCACGCGTTTTTCGCCATGGCTTGCACTCGTCTCGCCAGGATTGGGGCCAACAGGTGTCGCGTCGGCTGGCAAACGTCACCCTGGACAATCTCGACGACCTGCCGCGCCGCTGCCGTCGGTGCGTCTTCTGGGAGCTCGATCCCGTAGGTGCGGAGCGAGCGGTCGAGGCGGGTGATCCCGGGTTGGAGAAAGAGGCCTGGATCTCGTCGACCCTCCTGGAATGGGGAAGCTGCGGAAAGATCGTCTACGTGGACGGGGTGGCGGCCGGCTTCGTGCTCTACGCGCCGCCGCACCACGTGCCGCGTTCGGTGGCCTTCCCGACCTCGCCGGTCAGTGCCGACGCCGTGCTGCTGATGACCGCGCACATCATCCCGGAGTTCTCCGGCGGAGGTCTGGGCCGGATGCTGGTCCAGGGCGTGGCCAAGGATCTGACCCGGCGCGGGGTGCGGGCGATCGAGGCGTTCGGCGACCTGAAATGGGAGCAGCCGGGGGCATGCCTGATGCCCGCCGACTACCTGCTCTCGGTGGGATTCAAGACGGTTCGGCCGCATCTGCGTTTCCCCCGCCTCCGCCTTGAGCTCAAGAACGCCGTCTCCTGGCGTGAGGACGTCGAGGTGGCGCTGGAGAGGCTTCTGGGTTCCATGAGTCCCGAGAGGGCGCTGCGGCCCGTCTGAGGCCATCTGGGGCCCGCAGGAACACGCCAGAACGCATGAGGCCATCTGGGTCCGCCGGAACACACCAGAACGTGTGAGAGCCCCCTGCCCGGTGGGCGAGGGGGCTCTCACGAGTGGGTGTTGCCGCTCGGAAGCGGGTGATACGGCATGCGCTGTGGGATGCGACCAGCCGCAGGGGGCCTAGATGATGCCCTCGAGCTCGCGAAGCAGCATGGCCTTCGGCTTGGCGCCGATGATCTGCTTCACAACCTCTCCGTTCTTATAGACGTTCAGGGTCGGGATCTGGAGTACGCCGTAGGTGCCGGCGGTCGCCGGATTCTCGTCGACGTTCAGCTTGACGATGGTGAGCTTCTCGGCCTGCTCGTTCGCGATCTCCTCCAGGATCGGCGCGACCTGGCGGCACGGGCCGCACCACTCGGCCCAGAAGTCGACGATCACTGGCTTGTCGCTCTTCAGGACGTCGACGTCGAAGCTGGCGTCGGTCACTTGCTTGATTGCGCCCAAGGTTCCTTCTCCCTCTATCCGGTGCTGCGGTTGGAATCAGTTGTCGGCGTGGTCGGCCAGCCAGCGCTCGGAGTCGAGCGCGGCGGCGGAGCCGGTGCCCGCGGCGGTGATCGCCTGACGGTAGGTGTGGTCGACCACGTCGCCCGCGGCGAAGACACCGTCCAGGTTGGTGCGAGTGGTGGGGGAGGCGACCTCGATGTAGCCCTCGTCGTCGAGCTCGACCTGGCCCTTGACGAGCTCGGAGCGGGGGTCGTGGCCGATCGCCACGAACAGGCCGCTGGCCGCGAGCTCGCTCTCCTCGCCGGTCTTGAGGTTGCGCAGGCGCACCCCGCTGACCTTGGTGTCTCCCAGGACGTCGACGACCTCGCTGTCC
It includes:
- a CDS encoding ParA family protein; translated protein: MIVTQTPLNPGDSPLVREALSSVVSRETAPQKTMAASGDSAGARDGDWPRPPKTRIFTVANQKGGVGKTTTSVNLAAALSMHGQRVLVVDLDPQGNASTALSIEHRGDVPDMYKVLVEDVSLEEVVKEVPDMPNLYCAPATIDLAGAEIELVSMVAREARLQRALASYTVIDFDYVFIDCPPSLGLLTVNALMAANELLVPIQCEYYALEGLGQLLRNVDLVRAHLNPALDLSTILMTMYDGRTRLASQVAEEVRSHFGDTVLKTLIPRSVRVSEAPSYGQSVMTYDPGSSGAMAYMDAAREMAYRGAAV
- a CDS encoding ParB/RepB/Spo0J family partition protein, with protein sequence MSKQPRGMGGKGLAALIPTGPPVVRSAAPSATATMVVPEPAAEFAPQHRQSELKPVAGAYFLEIPIERIEPNPRQPRDIFDEEALKELATSIGEVGLLQPIVVRAVGEESYELVMGERRWRACKLAGLSEIPAIVRSTQEDKLLLDALIENLQREQLNALEEAAAYRQLLDDFGATHEQLATRVGRSRSHVTNTLRLLNLPPKVQLSVSAGTISAGHARALLALDDPAAQEHLAHRIVAELLSVRAVEEIVAMGDAKAAPEPTTRAPRAKPAEEPALRHLADRLSDRFETRVKVDFGRRKGRIVVEFATIDDLERIISTMAPGSMQMVEE
- a CDS encoding threonine aldolase family protein: MLTSTPFPKSFASDNHSGVHPAVLAAILEANTGDAPAYGGDPWTETMEDAFRAEFGAQATTYAMFNGTGANVVGLSLLLRPYDAVLCPATAHINTNECGAAERLLSTKLIPLPTENGKITVDDIRGQLSVIGNVQHSQPRVVSISQVTECGTCYTADEIAELAEFIHAHGLFLHMDGARLANAAAELGGSMRSLTTDVGVDLLSFGGTKNGAMGAEALVVLRPELDISTLFLRKQGMQLASKMRFVSAQLTALLTDGLWRENASHANAMAHRLADGIAGLPGVSLHYPVQSNAVFPVLPEKAISELQERYLFHIWDATENVVRWVTAFDTTAEHVDTFISDIRLAVNGAVNA
- a CDS encoding D-alanine--D-alanine ligase family protein — translated: MSDLGHVLVLAGGLSYEREVSLRSGRRVSEALQGAGVSVETRDTDASLVPSVLANPPDAVFVTLHGGAGEDGAIRSVLELLSIPYVGADPDACRVAFDKPTAKTVVRSVGLRTPDSVTLPKETFHDLGASAVLTRIVERLGLPLFVKPSRGGSALGASIVRVAEELPAAMVGCFAYGDTALIERCIKGVEVSVSVVDLGEGPVALPPVEIVPDDGTYDYAARYTAGHTEFFAPARLSAEVSAACSEMAVTAHTALGLRDVSRTDLIVDEDGLPHFLEVNVAPGMTETSLFPMAVEAAGEDFGTLCRVLLEQAATRGA
- a CDS encoding aminotransferase-like domain-containing protein, producing MVASEVRALFAVASRPEVVSLAGGMPYVTALPLDVVGELVADLIAKRGPVALQYGSGQGDPHLREQICDVMRMEGIEANSNDVVVTVGSQQALDLITRIFIDPGDVVLAEGPSYVGALGTFAAYQAKVVHIAMDNEGIIPESLAQTIYALKTAGNRIKFLYTIPTFQNPAGVTLNAVRRQQVLEICQRAGVLIVEDNPYGLLGFDGEPMRALRADNADDIVYLGSFSKTLAPGFRVGWALAPHAIRDKLVLAMESAVLSHSSFTQLAVGQYLATQPWREQIKSFQELYRERRDTMISSLEAFMPADFTWTRPGGGFFVWATLPEGLDSKALLPRAVAERVAFVPGTGFFADGGGARHMRLSYCYPEPERIREGVRRLAGVIEQELRVRDTFGASASPEHIGVDTPGPDLA
- a CDS encoding GNAT family N-acetyltransferase: MSRRLANVTLDNLDDLPRRCRRCVFWELDPVGAERAVEAGDPGLEKEAWISSTLLEWGSCGKIVYVDGVAAGFVLYAPPHHVPRSVAFPTSPVSADAVLLMTAHIIPEFSGGGLGRMLVQGVAKDLTRRGVRAIEAFGDLKWEQPGACLMPADYLLSVGFKTVRPHLRFPRLRLELKNAVSWREDVEVALERLLGSMSPERALRPV
- the trxA gene encoding thioredoxin yields the protein MGAIKQVTDASFDVDVLKSDKPVIVDFWAEWCGPCRQVAPILEEIANEQAEKLTIVKLNVDENPATAGTYGVLQIPTLNVYKNGEVVKQIIGAKPKAMLLRELEGII